One segment of Vibrio orientalis CIP 102891 = ATCC 33934 DNA contains the following:
- a CDS encoding paraquat-inducible protein A, with the protein MSSSSKLHAHSSKLASVRLCHGCELPVDLIDVEQGKSAHCPRCNTHLYRGGTPSLSGNLAVAVACLLLFIPSHFFDFISIRLFGMMIPATLPSGVMSLFSEGFVLLSILIIFCSSIAPLLVCSSVVTAHIALKYRAFKLLKYSLSIIQHLKNWVMIDVFLVSIAISCFKLQDYSDIYVGPGLIGLVLLQVATILLITRVSVRRYWEAFHPEDNYLLTEKTLHCHQCHLSQPEGEFCVRCDSPIHHRKPNSIQKTWAYLIAASIAIFPANLIPISILLTNGKRLEDTIFSGVASLVNSGMIGIAVIIFVASIVVPVAKIIGLSYLLLAIQFKRKIYHKHRMFIYFVIKWIGRWSMMDLFVISIMMTLVDRGQVLDFTPGYGAVAFGLVVVLTMLAAESMDPRLIWDNYPDEVKQKESINE; encoded by the coding sequence ATGAGCTCCTCTTCTAAGCTTCATGCACACTCTAGCAAACTTGCATCCGTAAGGTTATGTCACGGCTGCGAGCTTCCGGTTGACCTTATTGATGTCGAGCAAGGCAAAAGCGCCCATTGCCCGCGTTGCAACACTCATCTGTATCGAGGCGGCACCCCTTCTCTTTCCGGAAACCTTGCCGTCGCCGTCGCGTGCCTTCTGCTATTTATACCTTCTCACTTTTTCGATTTTATCAGTATTCGTTTATTTGGGATGATGATCCCTGCCACACTGCCTTCAGGTGTCATGAGTCTGTTTAGTGAAGGGTTTGTTTTACTTTCGATCTTAATCATTTTTTGTAGCTCTATCGCGCCACTCTTGGTGTGTAGCTCTGTCGTCACCGCACATATCGCGCTGAAATATCGCGCTTTTAAACTGCTCAAATATTCACTTTCCATTATTCAGCATCTTAAAAACTGGGTAATGATTGATGTATTCCTCGTCAGTATCGCCATCTCTTGTTTTAAACTTCAGGATTATTCTGACATCTATGTTGGGCCTGGCCTTATCGGCCTAGTTCTGCTCCAAGTCGCAACTATATTATTGATTACTCGCGTGAGTGTTCGTCGTTACTGGGAGGCCTTCCACCCTGAAGATAACTACCTCCTGACAGAGAAAACGCTACACTGTCACCAATGTCATTTATCCCAACCCGAGGGTGAATTCTGTGTACGATGCGATAGCCCCATTCACCATCGTAAGCCAAATTCAATCCAGAAAACTTGGGCATATCTGATCGCAGCGAGTATCGCTATCTTCCCTGCTAACCTAATTCCAATTTCGATTCTTCTGACTAACGGTAAACGTCTAGAAGACACCATTTTTTCTGGTGTCGCATCACTTGTAAACAGTGGCATGATTGGTATTGCTGTGATCATCTTTGTCGCTAGTATCGTCGTTCCGGTCGCTAAAATTATTGGACTCTCATATTTGTTACTGGCGATACAATTCAAAAGAAAGATCTATCACAAACACAGAATGTTTATCTATTTTGTGATTAAGTGGATTGGACGTTGGTCGATGATGGATCTGTTTGTTATTTCCATCATGATGACCCTAGTCGATCGTGGCCAAGTACTCGACTTTACTCCCGGCTATGGTGCTGTAGCGTTTGGTTTGGTGGTTGTTTTGACCATGCTGGCCGCTGAAAGTATGGATCCAAGGTTAATTTGGGATAACTACCCTGATGAAGTTAAACAAAAAGAGTCTATAAATGAGTAA
- a CDS encoding ABC transporter ATP-binding protein: protein MIDNHNTISRSWLITQVKKHKSKLIFANVIALLATLISVPIPLLMPLMVDEVLLDQPGSGLAVMDMVLPTSMQTPTGYIFLTLLLVVIMRSASQALSIVQSRQFTLVSKTITYQMRSKMIDKLGRISIRQYETRGSGGINAHLITDIETIDQFIGSTLSKFIISLLTVIGTAGVLLWLDWRLGLFILLVNPVVIYFSRKLGSKVKHLKKRENQSFERFQNRLVETLDGIYQLRAANREREFLNELKGQADQIRRDADKYAWQSEAAGRVSFLLFLLGFELFRAVAMLMVLFSDLTIGQIFAVFGYLWFMLSPVQELLGIQFSWYSAKAALKRINALLDLEEEHRPVSQVNPFTDDREVDIEIQNVNFSYNEEVKVLSDLSLTIPAGKKVALVGASGGGKSTLIQLLIGVYQQDSGLIKFNGHTTDEISFDIIREQIAVVLQQPILFNDTLRHNLTLGSAYDDLQLWRALEIAQMQDVINQLSDGLETQIGRSGIRLSGGQRQRLAIARMVLSNPRFVILDEATSALDTATEAALHKALTEFLKGRTTLIVAHRLSAVKQADLIYVLEDGQVAQVGTHGELVEQQGLYQTLYGNVQTHA from the coding sequence AATGGTCGATGAGGTACTTCTGGATCAACCAGGGTCAGGCCTTGCTGTTATGGACATGGTGTTGCCTACTTCTATGCAAACACCGACGGGCTACATTTTTCTCACACTACTGCTTGTTGTCATAATGCGTAGTGCCAGCCAAGCTTTGAGTATCGTACAAAGCCGTCAATTTACCCTAGTCTCAAAAACCATTACCTACCAGATGCGCAGCAAAATGATTGATAAGCTTGGCCGCATCAGCATTCGTCAATACGAAACCCGAGGTAGCGGTGGCATTAATGCTCACTTAATTACCGATATTGAGACCATTGATCAGTTCATTGGTTCGACATTAAGTAAATTTATTATCAGCCTACTCACGGTCATCGGCACCGCAGGCGTTCTTTTATGGCTAGATTGGCGTTTAGGCCTGTTCATCCTATTGGTGAACCCTGTTGTCATTTACTTCTCTCGTAAATTAGGTAGCAAGGTCAAACACCTTAAAAAACGAGAGAACCAATCGTTCGAACGTTTTCAAAACCGCTTAGTTGAAACACTAGATGGTATCTATCAGCTGCGCGCTGCTAACCGAGAACGTGAATTCCTCAATGAATTAAAAGGCCAAGCCGATCAAATACGCCGCGATGCCGATAAATACGCTTGGCAATCAGAGGCTGCTGGACGCGTCTCTTTCTTACTGTTTCTGTTAGGATTTGAATTATTCCGGGCCGTCGCTATGTTGATGGTACTGTTTAGCGATCTCACTATTGGTCAAATCTTCGCAGTATTCGGTTACTTATGGTTTATGCTTTCACCCGTTCAGGAGCTATTAGGTATCCAGTTTTCTTGGTACAGCGCTAAAGCTGCGCTAAAACGTATCAATGCCCTATTAGATCTTGAAGAAGAACACCGCCCAGTGAGTCAGGTCAACCCATTTACCGATGACCGTGAAGTTGATATTGAGATCCAAAATGTTAACTTTTCATATAATGAAGAAGTCAAAGTCTTATCTGACCTGAGCTTAACCATCCCTGCGGGTAAGAAAGTCGCACTGGTTGGTGCCAGTGGCGGAGGTAAATCGACACTCATTCAGCTACTCATCGGCGTCTATCAGCAAGACTCTGGTTTAATTAAGTTTAATGGTCACACCACTGACGAAATTAGTTTTGACATAATTAGAGAACAAATAGCCGTTGTATTACAACAGCCTATACTCTTTAATGACACTTTAAGGCATAATCTGACGCTAGGCTCAGCATATGATGACTTGCAGCTATGGCGCGCGCTTGAAATCGCCCAAATGCAAGATGTGATTAATCAGTTGAGCGATGGGCTTGAAACTCAAATCGGCCGCAGCGGCATTCGATTATCTGGCGGGCAAAGGCAGCGTTTAGCCATTGCTCGCATGGTGTTGAGTAATCCAAGGTTTGTTATTCTTGATGAAGCAACATCTGCGCTTGATACAGCGACTGAAGCCGCATTGCACAAAGCGCTTACTGAATTTTTAAAAGGTCGTACAACCTTGATCGTCGCACATCGTTTGTCTGCCGTTAAACAAGCAGACCTAATTTATGTTCTGGAAGATGGTCAAGTCGCGCAAGTGGGTACGCATGGAGAGTTGGTTGAACAACAAGGCTTATATCAAACCTTATATGGGAACGTGCAAACACACGCTTAG